A window of the Candidatus Bathyarchaeota archaeon genome harbors these coding sequences:
- a CDS encoding protein-L-isoaspartate(D-aspartate) O-methyltransferase, whose amino-acid sequence MSKGGFAESRRRLVDALIREGILRDEKVIDALLKVPRELFVPSEYKGYAYADTPLPIGYGGTISAPHMVAMMDEALELEGGLKVLEVGAGSGYHAATIAHIVSRGSVEGHVFTVEIVPELFRLAVRNLMGSSYSRWVTVILGDGSKGFHEAAPYDRILVTAAAPDIPKPLVEQLGNPGILVIPVGGQYSFQSLTVVRKYPSGRIKIEERGGCSFIPLMGEYGFGG is encoded by the coding sequence ATCTCTAAGGGTGGATTCGCAGAGTCCAGGCGTAGGCTCGTGGATGCGCTCATAAGGGAGGGGATCCTCAGGGACGAGAAGGTTATAGATGCCCTCCTAAAGGTTCCTAGGGAGCTCTTCGTCCCATCCGAGTATAAGGGCTACGCTTACGCGGACACGCCCCTTCCGATAGGGTACGGTGGAACCATCAGCGCCCCCCACATGGTGGCTATGATGGATGAGGCTCTGGAGCTGGAAGGGGGATTGAAGGTCCTGGAGGTGGGCGCGGGCAGCGGCTACCACGCGGCCACGATCGCCCACATAGTCTCGAGGGGCTCGGTGGAGGGGCATGTATTCACGGTCGAGATCGTACCTGAACTCTTCAGGTTAGCGGTCAGGAACCTTATGGGATCCTCGTATAGCAGATGGGTTACCGTCATACTCGGAGATGGATCTAAGGGGTTCCATGAGGCCGCCCCATACGATAGGATCTTGGTCACGGCTGCTGCCCCGGATATACCTAAGCCGCTGGTGGAGCAGCTGGGAAACCCGGGGATACTCGTCATACCCGTGGGCGGCCAATACTCATTCCAATCCCTAACGGTGGTGAGGAAGTATCCCTCAGGGCGTATTAAGATCGAGGAGAGGGGCGGTTGCTCGTTCATCCCCCTCATGGGGGAGTATGGCTTCGGAGGCTAG
- a CDS encoding vitamin B12-dependent ribonucleotide reductase, which produces MTDTGITRIVKRDGRIVPFEPSKITEAIRKAFIAVRGGRGEEAEGLSSEVVRILEERFPGRIPGVEDIQDIVEEVLMRRGYSDVAKAYILYRQRRAEIRRVKSFIGVRDELKLSVNAVNVLERRYLLKDLKGEPMETPAQMFRRVARTVAAVDRRYDADADVEKVEEEFYNLMVSLDFLPNSPTLMNAGTEIGQLSACFVIPVYDSMESIFDALKHMALIHKSGGGTGFSFSRLRPKGDIVKSTKGVASGPVSFMRVFDVATEVIKQGGRRRGANMGVLRADHPDIIEFVTAKTREGFLSNFNLSVAVTDKFMEAVREDGEYELINPRTKEAVRKLKAADLFDLMVTMAWRTGDPGILFIDRINASNPTPHIGEIEATNPCGEQPLLPYESCNLGSINLSHMVVDNKIDFDRLRRTVRSAVHFLDNVIDANRYPLPEIEAMTKGNRKIGLGVMGFADALIKLGVPYDSEEAVQTAERLMRYISKEARLASAELGEDRGSFPNFKGSIWDVQGYRAMRNATTTTIAPTGTISIIAGCSSGIEPLFAVSFVRNVMEGTRLLEVNPLFEEAARREGFYSDELMMKVARKGSVRELDEVPPSIRRLFATALDIEPEWHVRIQAAFQKYTDNAVSKTINFPHDATVDDVRRAFLLAYELGCKGITVYRYGSKKEQVLYIGSIMGRELGERREYVSADTEYAGGCPTPLCLGE; this is translated from the coding sequence ATGACGGATACAGGGATTACGCGGATAGTTAAGAGGGACGGCAGGATAGTCCCATTCGAGCCCTCTAAGATCACGGAGGCGATAAGGAAGGCCTTCATAGCCGTTAGGGGGGGCAGGGGGGAGGAGGCTGAGGGGCTGTCATCCGAGGTCGTGAGGATCCTCGAGGAGAGGTTTCCAGGCAGGATTCCAGGGGTAGAGGACATACAGGACATCGTCGAGGAGGTCTTAATGAGGAGGGGGTACTCGGACGTCGCTAAAGCCTACATCCTCTACAGGCAGAGGCGCGCCGAGATAAGGAGGGTTAAGAGCTTCATAGGTGTCAGGGATGAGCTCAAGCTCTCAGTTAACGCCGTAAACGTATTGGAGAGGAGGTATCTCCTGAAGGATTTAAAGGGGGAACCCATGGAGACCCCAGCCCAGATGTTCAGGAGGGTTGCTAGGACGGTCGCGGCTGTGGATAGGAGATACGATGCGGACGCGGATGTGGAGAAGGTTGAAGAGGAATTCTATAATTTAATGGTGAGCTTGGATTTCCTCCCCAACTCCCCCACCCTCATGAACGCCGGAACGGAGATAGGGCAGCTCTCAGCGTGCTTCGTAATCCCCGTCTATGATTCTATGGAGAGCATATTCGACGCCTTAAAGCATATGGCCCTGATCCATAAGTCCGGAGGGGGGACCGGCTTCTCGTTTTCAAGGCTCAGACCTAAGGGGGATATAGTTAAGTCGACTAAAGGGGTGGCGTCGGGGCCAGTGTCCTTCATGAGGGTGTTCGACGTGGCGACGGAGGTTATAAAGCAGGGGGGTAGGAGGAGGGGCGCCAACATGGGGGTGCTCAGGGCGGATCACCCGGACATCATCGAGTTCGTAACGGCTAAGACCCGCGAAGGATTCCTTTCAAACTTCAACCTCTCAGTGGCGGTGACCGATAAGTTCATGGAGGCTGTACGAGAGGATGGAGAGTACGAGCTCATAAATCCCCGCACTAAGGAAGCCGTGAGGAAGCTGAAGGCAGCCGACCTCTTCGACCTCATGGTGACCATGGCGTGGAGGACCGGCGATCCAGGCATACTATTCATAGATCGAATAAACGCTTCGAATCCCACCCCTCATATAGGGGAGATAGAGGCTACAAACCCCTGCGGGGAGCAGCCCCTCCTACCCTACGAGTCCTGCAACCTGGGATCCATAAACCTCTCCCATATGGTGGTGGATAATAAGATAGATTTCGACAGGCTTAGGAGGACCGTCCGTTCGGCGGTCCATTTCCTGGATAACGTGATCGATGCGAATAGGTATCCGCTCCCTGAGATCGAGGCTATGACGAAGGGCAACCGCAAGATAGGATTGGGCGTGATGGGGTTCGCGGACGCCCTCATAAAGCTCGGAGTACCATACGACTCGGAGGAGGCGGTGCAGACAGCCGAGAGGCTCATGAGGTATATATCCAAGGAGGCTAGGCTCGCCTCCGCTGAGCTGGGCGAGGATAGGGGGTCGTTCCCCAACTTTAAGGGGAGCATATGGGATGTTCAGGGCTACAGGGCCATGAGGAACGCCACCACCACGACCATAGCCCCAACCGGGACCATAAGCATAATAGCGGGGTGCTCAAGCGGGATAGAGCCGTTATTCGCCGTGTCATTCGTCAGGAACGTCATGGAGGGTACGAGGCTCCTAGAGGTTAATCCGCTCTTCGAGGAGGCTGCTAGGAGGGAGGGCTTCTACAGCGACGAACTCATGATGAAGGTCGCCCGTAAAGGATCCGTCAGGGAGCTGGATGAGGTGCCTCCCAGCATCAGAAGGCTCTTCGCCACGGCCCTGGACATAGAGCCGGAGTGGCATGTGAGGATCCAGGCGGCCTTCCAGAAATACACGGACAACGCCGTATCCAAGACGATAAACTTCCCCCACGACGCCACCGTGGACGATGTGAGGAGGGCGTTCCTCCTAGCCTACGAGCTTGGATGCAAGGGGATAACCGTCTACAGGTATGGGAGCAAGAAGGAGCAGGTCCTCTACATAGGCTCCATAATGGGGAGGGAACTAGGAGAGAGAAGGGAATACGTAAGCGCCGACACGGAGTACGCGGGGGGTTGTCCCACCCCGTTATGCCTGGGGGAGTGA
- a CDS encoding DUF371 domain-containing protein produces MKVTELLEAMGHKEIRATHPTTFEFTRERHLTWRGDCIIGVMASKAASDLSDEFKAAARRMDTVIRVRMEVEGVTDEASGRGHPSLSYTDVKSLVARRSGYVCGRTLMIHSNKAAKDLSRALVDLMRSPKARMEIILTAETAD; encoded by the coding sequence ATGAAGGTTACTGAGCTCTTGGAGGCCATGGGCCACAAGGAGATTAGGGCGACCCATCCCACTACCTTCGAGTTCACGAGGGAGCGGCATCTAACCTGGCGTGGAGACTGTATAATAGGGGTTATGGCGTCTAAGGCGGCTTCGGATCTATCGGATGAATTCAAAGCAGCGGCTAGGAGAATGGACACGGTCATACGCGTCAGGATGGAGGTGGAAGGCGTCACGGATGAGGCTTCAGGCAGGGGGCATCCATCCCTCTCATACACGGATGTGAAATCTCTGGTGGCTAGGAGGAGCGGATACGTCTGCGGGAGAACCCTCATGATACATTCAAATAAGGCTGCAAAGGATCTATCTAGAGCCCTGGTGGATCTAATGAGGAGCCCTAAAGCCAGGATGGAGATAATCCTAACGGCTGAGACGGCAGATTAG
- the fen gene encoding flap endonuclease-1 produces MGVDLGDLIPRVKVSLDSLSGRSVAVDAYNMLYQFLSIIRGPSGEPLMDQRGRVTSHLSGLFYRSLNMAEKGLRLVYVFDGTPPALKEAELKARARVKDEALAKYREALDRGDMEAARRYAQMTARLRDEMVEDSKRLLSLLGIPWVQAPSEGEAQAAYMTVKGDVWAAASQDYDALLFGAPRLLRNLAVTGRRRLPKRDAFVEVEPELIELDRVLAYLGLSREQLVDLGILIGTDYNPGGVRGVGPRTALKLLKDHGCLEAIAEAKPGLGLPENYKEIRDMFLNPRISEDYRVEWGSPDVEGVVSFLCRERDFSEARVRGALEKTITGLKAHEAKRTLESYFG; encoded by the coding sequence TTGGGTGTGGATCTGGGAGATCTTATTCCAAGGGTTAAGGTCTCTTTAGACAGCCTCTCAGGTAGATCCGTCGCCGTGGATGCCTATAATATGCTTTACCAGTTCTTATCCATTATTAGAGGCCCCTCAGGGGAACCCCTCATGGATCAGAGGGGCCGCGTTACAAGCCATCTAAGCGGCTTATTCTATAGGAGTTTAAACATGGCTGAGAAGGGGTTGAGGCTGGTCTACGTCTTCGATGGGACTCCCCCCGCCTTGAAAGAGGCTGAGCTGAAGGCTAGGGCTCGGGTCAAGGATGAAGCCTTGGCTAAGTATCGTGAGGCCTTGGATAGAGGTGATATGGAGGCTGCCAGGAGATACGCCCAGATGACCGCGAGGCTTAGGGATGAGATGGTTGAAGATTCCAAGAGGCTTCTAAGCCTCTTGGGGATACCTTGGGTCCAGGCCCCCTCCGAGGGGGAGGCCCAGGCGGCCTACATGACCGTTAAAGGCGATGTATGGGCTGCAGCCAGTCAAGACTACGATGCCCTCCTCTTCGGAGCCCCGAGGCTTCTAAGGAACCTGGCCGTAACGGGGCGTAGGAGGCTTCCTAAGAGGGATGCCTTCGTAGAGGTGGAGCCTGAACTCATAGAGTTGGATAGGGTCCTAGCCTACCTGGGCCTCTCAAGGGAGCAGCTTGTAGACCTCGGAATACTTATAGGCACCGATTATAATCCTGGAGGCGTTAGAGGGGTCGGCCCGAGGACAGCCCTGAAGCTCCTGAAGGATCACGGATGCTTGGAGGCCATCGCCGAAGCTAAGCCGGGTTTAGGCCTTCCCGAAAACTATAAGGAGATAAGGGATATGTTCCTTAACCCAAGGATCTCAGAGGATTACAGGGTTGAGTGGGGATCCCCGGATGTGGAAGGCGTAGTTTCCTTCCTTTGCCGTGAGAGGGATTTCTCGGAGGCCAGGGTTAGGGGCGCCCTGGAGAAGACCATAACCGGCTTAAAAGCCCATGAGGCGAAGCGTACCCTGGAATCCTATTTCGGCTAG
- a CDS encoding radical SAM protein, with translation MDYMIKNCRTALSRSKLPGLDYTVNPYFGCEHGCLYCYSPAVLGFREAWRWGSFVEAKVNIPEVLAREVRRKPRGIVGVSTVTDPYQPLEERYRLTRRCLVILKETGFKASIQTKSDLVTRDIDVILSGGFEVCMTVTTLDEGLAQALEPKAPPPSRRVEALHKLASCGIETWIFLGPIIPGFNDGEENLRGILEVARETRSKLYYDKLNLRGAIIDRIAPLRSPSPFRDAGWLLERLKPSSTYWLKLSRFIEEEARSLGVHAEPAFRYG, from the coding sequence ATGGATTACATGATTAAAAACTGTAGGACAGCTCTGTCCAGGAGCAAGCTTCCAGGCCTAGACTACACCGTAAACCCGTATTTTGGATGTGAACACGGCTGCCTCTATTGCTACAGCCCCGCGGTGCTAGGCTTCAGAGAAGCCTGGAGGTGGGGCTCCTTCGTTGAAGCCAAGGTGAACATCCCTGAAGTACTGGCTAGGGAGGTTAGACGTAAGCCGAGGGGCATCGTAGGTGTATCCACGGTTACGGATCCCTACCAGCCCCTGGAGGAGCGATACAGGCTTACTAGGCGCTGCCTGGTGATCCTTAAGGAGACAGGTTTTAAAGCCTCAATACAGACGAAGTCAGACCTGGTTACAAGGGACATAGACGTGATATTAAGCGGCGGATTCGAAGTCTGCATGACCGTTACGACGCTGGACGAAGGTTTGGCTCAAGCCTTGGAGCCTAAAGCTCCTCCTCCGAGTAGAAGAGTGGAGGCGCTCCATAAACTAGCCTCCTGCGGAATCGAAACCTGGATATTCCTCGGACCCATAATCCCAGGATTCAACGACGGCGAAGAGAATTTGAGGGGGATCCTGGAGGTCGCCCGTGAAACCCGCTCCAAACTATACTATGATAAGCTGAACCTGAGGGGGGCCATCATAGATAGGATCGCCCCGCTGAGATCCCCAAGCCCATTCAGGGATGCTGGATGGCTCTTGGAGAGGCTGAAGCCCTCATCAACCTACTGGCTAAAGCTTAGCAGGTTCATAGAGGAGGAAGCCCGCTCCCTCGGCGTCCACGCGGAACCCGCTTTCCGATACGGGTGA
- a CDS encoding phage holin family protein: MDKDRLYGGAILGAAVVLLVLFLVAFFAPYLEPILGVPASLSWWAVAIPVFLLVVLALGIVMWIGWTMFTTPPPMPVVDEAEEEPQTVEETGEDKK; this comes from the coding sequence ATGGATAAAGATAGGTTGTACGGCGGCGCAATACTAGGGGCAGCCGTAGTATTGCTGGTCCTGTTCCTCGTGGCCTTCTTCGCGCCATACCTCGAACCGATCCTAGGTGTTCCCGCCTCACTGAGCTGGTGGGCTGTGGCCATACCCGTGTTCCTCCTAGTGGTCCTGGCTTTAGGCATAGTGATGTGGATAGGATGGACCATGTTCACGACCCCCCCTCCGATGCCCGTGGTGGATGAGGCCGAGGAGGAGCCCCAAACCGTGGAGGAGACGGGTGAGGACAAGAAGTGA
- a CDS encoding phosphoglycerate kinase: MARFLTLDDFDVAGKTVLLRVDINVPYDPETGRISDSERLRAHAYTVRELADKKARVVVLAHQGRKGDPDFIHLDQHAMLLSRHSGKPVSFIDDIVGEKARSSIRGLREGGVLLLDNVRFLDDETLEKPASEHAKSMIVEALAPLGDLFVNDAFSAAHRSHASIVGFAQVMPSAAGRVMERELKACERALNPERPNMFILGGAKPDDCIAMMKHMFNRDLLDRVLSCGLVGQLILAARGIDLGAENEALLEKKKALKLLPEVERIDAKYGGKIEAPVDVAVEADGLRLELPVGDLPTPHLIMDIGSETARKYSQILREARTVVVKGPAGVYERDEFKAGTRKLLEAVSQLKAFTLIGGGDTSVAAEKLGFRESDFSYISIAGGALITYLSGEPMPGVEALREAAERFKPEMGST; this comes from the coding sequence ATGGCGAGGTTCCTGACGTTAGACGACTTCGACGTGGCCGGTAAGACGGTGCTCCTCAGGGTTGACATAAACGTTCCCTACGATCCTGAGACGGGCAGGATATCGGACTCCGAGAGGCTTAGGGCGCACGCATACACGGTGAGGGAGCTGGCTGATAAAAAGGCTAGGGTGGTGGTTCTAGCCCATCAAGGGCGGAAGGGGGACCCTGACTTCATCCATTTGGATCAACATGCCATGCTGCTATCCAGGCATTCCGGGAAGCCCGTAAGCTTCATAGACGACATAGTAGGGGAGAAGGCTAGATCCTCCATAAGAGGACTTAGGGAAGGCGGGGTCCTACTCCTAGACAACGTCAGGTTCCTAGACGATGAAACCTTGGAGAAGCCTGCATCGGAGCACGCTAAAAGCATGATAGTGGAGGCCCTAGCCCCTTTAGGGGATCTATTCGTAAACGATGCTTTCTCAGCCGCCCATAGATCCCACGCCTCGATAGTGGGCTTCGCGCAGGTCATGCCGTCCGCGGCGGGGAGGGTTATGGAGAGGGAGCTTAAGGCCTGCGAGAGGGCCTTAAACCCCGAGAGGCCCAACATGTTCATACTGGGCGGGGCTAAACCCGACGATTGCATCGCCATGATGAAGCACATGTTCAACAGGGATCTACTGGACAGGGTCCTCTCATGCGGCTTGGTGGGGCAGCTCATACTAGCCGCTAGAGGGATAGATCTAGGCGCGGAGAACGAGGCCCTCCTGGAGAAGAAGAAGGCCCTGAAGCTGCTACCTGAGGTGGAGAGGATAGACGCGAAGTACGGCGGTAAGATCGAGGCCCCGGTGGATGTGGCCGTGGAGGCGGACGGCTTACGCCTCGAACTCCCCGTAGGGGATCTGCCCACACCCCACCTGATAATGGATATAGGATCTGAAACGGCTAGGAAATACTCCCAGATTCTAAGGGAAGCTAGAACCGTGGTGGTCAAGGGTCCGGCGGGCGTCTATGAGAGGGATGAATTCAAGGCTGGGACGCGGAAGCTCCTGGAGGCGGTCTCCCAGCTCAAAGCATTCACCCTGATAGGAGGGGGAGACACCTCCGTAGCCGCTGAAAAATTAGGGTTCAGGGAGTCGGACTTCTCTTACATAAGCATAGCTGGAGGAGCCTTAATAACATATCTTTCAGGGGAGCCTATGCCGGGGGTGGAGGCCCTCAGGGAAGCCGCTGAACGCTTCAAACCGGAAATGGGATCCACCTGA
- the gap gene encoding type I glyceraldehyde-3-phosphate dehydrogenase yields MTIRVGINGFGRIGRLFYRASLGDEEFNRLFDVVAVNDITDPRTLAHLLKYDSIHGILTREIGWDEKSIKVDGKEIRVLSETSPEKLPWKDLGVELVLESTGLFTDREKASKHLAAGAQRVVISAPAKNPDVTIVPGVNHEMYDGDKHRLISMASCTTNSLAPMVKVLHENFTVKRGFMTTVHAYTNDQRVLDLPHKDLRRARAAAMSIIPTTTGAARAIGLVIPELEGKLNGVALRVPVPNGSITDFVAEVARETTVEEVNAAFKKASERELKGILQYTEDPIVSSDIIGNPHSCIFDALSTMVIGGGETLVKVFGWYDNEWGFSCRLVDLFKLIAKR; encoded by the coding sequence TTGACCATAAGGGTTGGAATAAATGGTTTCGGCCGCATCGGCAGGCTTTTCTACCGGGCTTCCCTGGGGGACGAGGAGTTCAACAGGTTGTTCGACGTGGTGGCTGTGAACGATATAACGGATCCTCGAACCCTGGCGCATCTACTAAAGTACGATTCGATACATGGAATATTAACCCGGGAGATTGGATGGGACGAGAAATCCATAAAGGTGGATGGGAAGGAGATCAGGGTGTTATCTGAGACGAGCCCTGAGAAGCTTCCCTGGAAGGATCTAGGAGTAGAGCTGGTATTAGAGTCCACCGGGTTATTCACGGACCGTGAGAAGGCTTCGAAGCATCTGGCGGCCGGCGCCCAGAGGGTGGTGATCTCCGCCCCGGCGAAGAACCCCGACGTCACCATAGTCCCAGGCGTCAACCATGAAATGTACGATGGAGATAAGCATAGGCTCATATCCATGGCCTCCTGCACGACGAACTCCCTAGCCCCCATGGTGAAGGTACTACATGAAAACTTCACTGTTAAGAGGGGATTCATGACCACCGTCCACGCCTACACCAACGATCAGAGGGTTTTAGATCTACCCCATAAGGATCTGAGGAGGGCGAGGGCGGCGGCCATGTCCATAATACCCACGACCACGGGTGCGGCCAGAGCCATAGGCCTCGTAATACCGGAGCTGGAGGGGAAGCTGAACGGCGTAGCCCTGAGGGTCCCTGTTCCAAACGGGTCTATAACCGATTTCGTCGCCGAGGTAGCCAGGGAGACCACCGTGGAGGAGGTTAACGCCGCGTTCAAGAAGGCCTCTGAAAGAGAGCTTAAAGGGATACTTCAATACACGGAGGACCCCATAGTATCCAGCGACATAATAGGGAACCCGCATTCATGCATATTTGACGCCCTAAGCACCATGGTCATAGGAGGTGGGGAGACCCTCGTGAAGGTGTTCGGATGGTACGATAACGAGTGGGGCTTCTCATGCAGGCTCGTAGACCTGTTCAAGCTCATAGCTAAACGTTAG
- a CDS encoding VIT1/CCC1 transporter family protein, which produces MEEIKRAVSAFEESELTEHRIYSRLSRSARDPHNREVLSRLAEDELSHYRFWRDITGEDAKPARWKIFFYFLVSRLFGLTFGLKLMEKGEERAQALYAEVLTHYPSAKRVIEDEERHEKQLIRLIDEEKLRYVGSMVLGLNDALVELMGVLAGLTLTFKDTKLIAVVGLITGLSASLSMAASEYLSTRSEGAARNPYRASAYTGLAYVTTVFLLILPYLILMDPIFSLCATILNAIAIIAVFTFYTSIAKDLPFKKRLMEMISISLSIAALTSIIGLLIKTGAPI; this is translated from the coding sequence TTGGAGGAGATTAAGAGGGCCGTCTCAGCCTTCGAGGAGAGCGAGCTCACCGAACATAGAATCTACTCAAGGCTTTCCAGATCGGCTAGGGATCCCCATAACAGGGAGGTCCTATCCCGTTTAGCCGAGGATGAGCTTTCCCATTATCGTTTCTGGAGGGATATCACGGGTGAGGATGCGAAGCCTGCTAGGTGGAAGATATTCTTTTACTTCCTGGTCTCAAGGCTTTTCGGGTTAACCTTCGGTTTGAAGCTCATGGAGAAAGGGGAGGAGCGGGCTCAAGCCCTCTACGCCGAGGTCCTAACCCATTACCCCTCCGCTAAACGCGTCATAGAGGATGAGGAAAGGCATGAGAAGCAGCTCATACGCCTTATAGACGAGGAGAAGCTCCGCTACGTCGGCTCCATGGTTCTAGGGTTAAACGACGCCCTCGTGGAGCTGATGGGCGTGCTAGCGGGGCTAACCCTAACCTTTAAAGATACAAAATTGATAGCGGTTGTAGGCCTTATAACAGGGCTGTCCGCCTCGCTCTCAATGGCCGCCTCGGAGTACCTCTCGACCAGATCCGAAGGGGCTGCGCGAAACCCGTATAGGGCATCCGCATATACGGGACTCGCCTACGTGACCACGGTGTTCCTCCTGATACTCCCCTACCTGATACTCATGGACCCCATCTTCTCCCTATGCGCCACAATACTCAACGCCATCGCCATAATCGCAGTATTCACCTTCTACACATCCATCGCAAAAGACCTCCCCTTCAAAAAGAGGTTGATGGAAATGATATCCATAAGCCTCAGCATAGCAGCCTTAACCTCCATCATAGGGCTCCTCATAAAGACGGGAGCCCCAATATAA
- a CDS encoding site-2 protease family protein, whose translation MSLKIGKIYGIEVRLHYTWIIVFLMVVWSVGFSYTPLQYPGQGLLRYLVVGVSSAVIIFLSVLFHELCHSIVAKRMGIPVPSIVLFLFGGVSQIAEEPREPGEELKMAVIGPLSSLLLAGVFAAARLLSVQLLGLREVAVSAVLQYGFIINLMLGLFNLIPAFPMDGGRVLRAMLWMRSGSLISATRKSALAAEVISYAFIGFGFLSIFTGGIANGMWLIFLGWFIKSGAEASLRHTVIAQALAKEKVRGFMSSPVCTVSPDWSLEEAVNECFYKYTHGGFPVVDEGGLKGILAVEDVRRIPRDRWRDTPVKEAMTPLARLVTVNPEDPASEALIKISKYGIGRLPVVEDGKLIGIITRSDLMRAVKTRIELA comes from the coding sequence TTGTCTCTGAAAATAGGGAAAATATACGGTATAGAGGTCAGGTTGCATTACACCTGGATCATCGTATTCTTGATGGTTGTATGGAGCGTGGGCTTCAGCTATACGCCTCTACAGTACCCCGGCCAGGGGCTCCTCAGATACCTGGTAGTAGGTGTCTCATCGGCCGTGATAATATTCTTATCCGTGTTGTTCCATGAGTTATGCCATTCGATAGTGGCTAAAAGGATGGGTATCCCGGTTCCCAGCATCGTCCTATTCCTCTTCGGGGGCGTCTCCCAGATCGCTGAGGAGCCCAGGGAACCCGGGGAGGAGTTGAAGATGGCTGTTATAGGGCCCCTTTCAAGCCTCCTGTTGGCGGGCGTCTTCGCGGCTGCCCGGCTCCTCTCGGTTCAGCTCTTAGGGTTGAGGGAGGTGGCGGTGTCCGCCGTGCTCCAATATGGATTTATAATCAATCTTATGCTCGGCCTTTTTAACCTCATTCCAGCTTTCCCGATGGATGGGGGAAGGGTTTTAAGGGCAATGCTGTGGATGCGCTCCGGGAGTTTAATCTCCGCCACGCGTAAATCGGCCCTCGCAGCCGAAGTGATATCCTACGCCTTCATCGGGTTCGGTTTCCTAAGCATCTTTACGGGGGGCATCGCCAACGGGATGTGGCTCATCTTCCTGGGATGGTTCATTAAAAGTGGGGCTGAGGCGAGTTTAAGGCATACGGTCATCGCCCAGGCCCTGGCGAAGGAGAAGGTTAGAGGTTTCATGAGCTCCCCCGTCTGCACGGTCTCGCCCGATTGGAGCCTAGAGGAGGCCGTAAACGAATGCTTCTATAAATATACCCATGGGGGGTTCCCGGTGGTGGATGAAGGAGGGCTCAAGGGCATATTGGCCGTCGAGGACGTGAGGAGGATTCCGAGGGACAGGTGGAGAGACACCCCCGTCAAGGAGGCCATGACCCCCCTAGCCAGGCTTGTAACGGTGAACCCGGAAGATCCCGCATCGGAGGCATTGATTAAAATATCCAAGTATGGTATAGGCAGGCTTCCGGTCGTCGAGGATGGGAAACTGATAGGGATAATCACCAGGAGCGACCTCATGAGAGCTGTCAAGACCAGGATAGAGCTGGCCTAG